Proteins encoded in a region of the Candidatus Brocadia sp. genome:
- a CDS encoding DUF3309 domain-containing protein, with translation MLRTLLLIILILALLGALPTWPYSATWGYYPSSSLGFILLIIIILLLFGFI, from the coding sequence ATGTTAAGAACACTACTACTAATTATACTTATTTTGGCGCTCCTCGGGGCATTACCCACGTGGCCTTATAGTGCAACCTGGGGTTATTATCCGAGCAGTTCATTAGGATTTATTCTGCTGATCATAATCATACTGCTTTTGTTCGGTTTTATTTAA
- a CDS encoding DUF1328 domain-containing protein, whose protein sequence is MLYWAIVFFIISIVAALFGFTGISVAAATISKFLFFIFIVVFLIFLVFGLLGLRTPPPPV, encoded by the coding sequence ATGCTTTACTGGGCTATAGTTTTTTTTATTATTTCAATCGTTGCTGCTTTGTTTGGATTTACTGGTATATCTGTGGCAGCGGCAACTATTTCCAAGTTCCTTTTCTTTATTTTTATTGTTGTTTTTCTTATTTTTTTGGTTTTCGGACTTTTAGGGCTTCGGACTCCACCTCCACCGGTTTAA
- a CDS encoding rubredoxin has translation MSKWKCRMCDYIYDPEKGDPDNGVKPGTSFESLPESWVCPSCGANKDLFDKLG, from the coding sequence ATGTCAAAATGGAAGTGTCGGATGTGCGATTATATCTATGATCCGGAAAAGGGTGATCCGGATAACGGCGTTAAGCCAGGGACATCTTTTGAGAGTTTGCCCGAAAGTTGGGTATGTCCATCCTGTGGTGCAAATAAAGACCTGTTTGATAAGCTCGGTTAA